The sequence ttaaaaataatttgttgttGCACTGCTCAAGTTTGAAACCAGTACCATGAGTTACAAATGGGCCTTGGTCTCATTGGGAAAGCGATGAGTTTGAAGGGAAGAAACTATTAATGATCTAAACTTACTTTCCAGTCTATTGTTGTCCTGctttcggctgggatagagttaattgtcttcctagtagctggtatagtgctatgttttgagtttggtatgagaagaatgttgataacacactgatgttttcagttgttgctaagtagtgtttagtctaaagtcaaggattttttagctTCTCGTGcctagccagcaagaaggctggaggggcacaagaagttgggaggggacacagcccaagtggccaaaggggtattccataccatgtgacgtcatagccagtatataaactgggggaagtgggggtggggagagtcgcagctcgggaactaactgggcatctgtcggcaggtggtgagcaattgcattgcacatcacttgtatattccaatcctattattattattattattgtcactttattattgttatcattattagtttcttcttttcttttctgttctgttaaactgttcttatctcaacccgcgagttttacttttttttctgattgtctcccccatcccactgggtggggggaatgagtgagcggctgcgtggtgcttagttgctggctggggttaaaccacgagaATTGTCTAATTTGCTAATGTATTTTTACCATCATTCAAAAGCTGAACACTTTGTCTAAGCTAACCAAGTGTATCTTGGCTTTTAGGTTTATTGATCATTTAATGGTGATGTTTGCTGAGTTACCTCCTTGggatttagaaagaaaataccttCCCAGCAATCTTGAGGTGAGAAGTTTGACATTCCTTCTATTTCAGGGTTGTTGTGTTGTGGCTTTTTGTCTGGAGTGAAAAATTACACAGCTTTGAGTGTATGAAAGCAATGGCATTGTTACCTGTTTACCATATGCAGATGTGAAATAAGGATCTGGAAGCTCAAACGTTTTCCAGATGTGCTGACATGGACGCAGAattcattaatgaaaatgaaagttcTTTTGTCTTCCACTTAATGTTGTATTTGATAGAAGGTATTTATAGATATTGCTTAGATTCCCATCTTTGTAACGATGATTAAGATTTAGAACATCAAGCTGGTAGTCTGCctgtttttttaactgcattGTGAAGTTGCTCAatacaaatcagaaaatattattaaaaaaataggttaTTTTCAGAACTAACTGGAGGTACTTAAACACTTAATCCCATCAAGACAATATGTGTCTATTAAGACTTTAGCAAAGGTGAGATGTGAGTTGGTTGTGGCTGCAGCAGGTTTTgagaatttttcagaaattatacaTAGAAGGATacagatgtttatttttcattttctgcttcagtgTCACATGTGCCAGGCAAAGCACAGCCCTTAGTGCAGTGAGCAGACATGTCCAAAAGGACAGTGGGTCTGTACTTTAACGTGTTAAAAACTGGGATTATAGCTCTGTGTACATGTACAGTCTAAGGCACAGCTGCTGGATTCAGATCTCTTAAATCTACCCTGGTTTGTTCAAATATCTTTAAACCTACCCAGTTTAGCTCATACCATTGCTGCATTTACCTGTCAAAAAGCAGCCTGTAGATCTGGATTGCTTCTCTGTAAAGCACAGGAACACCCAGTGTATTTTGCCTTCCTGCTGCCACTTCTATAAGAAGCTAAGCTGGTTTATACAGGGAAGACTCAGAATTTACACAAAACAGTTTCTGCATTGCTGAAGTTAGCATCTGGCATGGTCGGTTCAAGCTACAGAAGTTTAATAAACCTCTAGCAGATACACGGTGTCCTGTTACTGGACTTTCAACAGCTTAGTAGTTTGCCTTCATGTACCTTAGGTGTTTAATAACCctccagaatttttttcagctctattttgaagatgaagaaagaacagaaatgtaCGAGCTGAACCCAGAACACACGTTGCTACAAGTGCTGCAGCACAAAAGGTGAGGCTGTTCATGTCCTGTTCAGGTCCAGAGAGAGCACGAAGGCAAAAAGAATGAGCTTTATGTCTTTGCCTTTAAGTGCAGTTTGTTCTCTGATTTAATAGTCCTAACTCTTGAAGGTGTAAAGCAGTGGGACCACATGGATTTTGTGCCTGGCTTTAgcgacttttttttttttttcccaaaaaaattaacagctcTTTCCAGGACTAGATGGAGATGGGAAGGGGAGTTGGGCTACacacaagcagcagcacaaaaggGCTGTTTCAGATACCATCTACACAgcactactttaaaaaaaaaaaaagcagcagcagcatatAAAGAGAGCATGTTGAAGGTTAACAATGCTCTCACTGTTAATAATGCTGCGTGAGCAGCCCCCAACACAGCATGCAGCACAGTTTGACTCTGAAACTGGCTTTAAAGTGTTGTGCAGTTATTTAGGGAGAAGAATTTGCTGTTTGTGAAGCCAAAAAGTTATTGTAAAGCCTGTGCTGTTAACTTGCACCATCTTGTAGCTAGCTGGAGAAAGCCTGCTGCACAGCGCTAGTGGCTTGGTCTGTCACAGTGGGAGCAGAGCTCTAGGTCCACTGCTGCGGGCTGTGTCTGAACTGTCACTCCATAAAACTCGGCAGCGTGCGTAAGCCCTCAGATTTTAGGCTGTAAGGGCAGTTGCAAAAGAAACCTCTTTCCAGAGGGAGAATAACAGCTGTTTTAATTAGAAGTAGCTGTTGGGAGAAGGGTTGATTCATAAAACACTCCTACTCAGATGTGTGTAGCCTTGGCCCCGAGAGGCTCTGCTAATCAGCAAAAAAGCTTGTTATCAGCCTTCGGGAGGTCAGTCTTTATTGAGCTGGGCGGAAGTCACTCACTTTGCATGACACTTGGCCAGCTACAAGGAAGCCAAAGGACTCCTTTTAATCTTTGCAGGTATTTTGTAAAGGCTGGGACTCCAACGGTTTTGGCATTTGTAAAGCGTTCTCCTTTCTCTAAGAAGTACTTCTCTGGCAAGAAGGTGCATCGACTATAATGAGCAAGAACGAAACGAGGAAACCTGTGCAAGAGGCTGCTGTTTGTTATCCCAGCTACAGACTGCAAACTTCTGCTGGACCAAAAATGCCTTGCACacttcaggggaaaaataatcttggCACACAAGGAAACTTCCAGGAAAGCAACACAGGAGAATGAAGGGCTTACAAGAGGGgattatttgtttaaaaagaaatccagctgGCTTGCAGAAGGTCTCCTCTATGATAGGCTGCATGTGGTTTTGAAATAAACCTGAAGCAGTGCCAAACACTGGCTGCAGTTGAAGCAACACCAGCTGGGAATGTACTTACTTACCTGTGAAAAATCACTGATTTCTTTGGAGGTGGGCTGTGGTTGCTGGGGTTTAACAGCAGTGGTCTGGGGAGATACCTGCCTGTTGCAGCGGGATGGATGTAGTCAGATTCCTGCCTGGGATTAAGCAGCTGCTCTTTTTTCACCGcttggctctgctgctggccagAGTAAAGCAGAGCTCTTTGTTCAGAGTGGTGTGTTTTACTGACCCTTTTGCTACCTGACTGATTGTCCTCTATAACTTGGAAATAAACATGTCTATTTTAAGTAGACTGACTTCTGCCTAATGAATGAGACAACAGTTTTTCTCACCTCATGAAATACTACAAGGGAACGTCAAACAGTAATTCTAAACCCAAACATAACAACCTTATCCTTGACACTACCTGGTAAAGCCAACATACAGGGTCTCCTGCACTTCTGTATTAGCTTTcagcatttaattaaaagtaattctaaatctctcatttctctctcttctgcaaTCTCTCTGTGATTGCAGAAACACACTGTGCTTTTAGACACATCTAGTGCACAGGGCATTAAAAAGCTGTTCAGCCATAAACACTCTTGCTTAGATCATGGAGGATTTTTCTCACTTCAGGGCTGGATTCAGACAGCtctaaagaaagcatttctgtttcgCTATTCCTAAATTTCTGCACCATGCACAAATAGAGTTAAAAGTATCTCCATCTGAGGATGCTGAACTTTAATCTCCAAAGCTTAGGGTTACTTTACAACGAGGCAGCGGGATGGCTCCCTTTTCCCAGAGTGTTGGTTCTGGCCAGCCAGCCTTCGCCTCGCGGTGTCCTGCTCTCACAGGGCAGAGAGATGGGCAGCCAGGTAGTACAAGCTCAAGCCATTACACGCGATGCAGCAGAGGTTGCAGAGGGAGGACAGAGCGCGGTAGAGGGTGAGCTGCCGGGATAGCTGCCTGTAGCTGGGGTTAGAGGCAcgcagctgcctgcaggactTGCTGGTAAACAGTCCGACCTCCTGGCCGAGGCCGTGGCTGCGCTCGACGAGGTGCATGTCTGCCACGATGTCGGAGGTGACCTGCCCGAACCACTGTGTGTTCAGCACGGAAGCAGCGACGCAAACGAAGAAGATGATGATCTGCAGGGGAGCAAAGCCTGCCGTGAACATCACACGTGGTGGATTAAAtttcttcccccagcccctcttgCACGCAAAGTTCGCTGCAATCTGGATGCTGCCCGGTTTCTTTTAACCACAGCCGTGTGTGGACCTCGTCATTTGCAAACCAGCCTCAGTGGAGCAGAGCGGAGCGGGACTCCGCAGAGGAAGGGGTTTGGGCTACAGCCAGCTCACGTTTTAAACCAGGAGGCTACCTGGGTCGTTTGCTCGTCGCTGAGCAGCTCGCTGGGGTGGTACATGGCAAATAGAGTCAGGTTGAGGAAGGCACAAGCGGAGCTGATGTGGCAGTAGTAGGGGAAGAGCTGGCGCTGGATGAAGCCGTAGGTGTGGCGAGGGAGGCAGCTGCCCATCACGAACCCTGCAAGGGGGGAGAGCGGGTAGGTCCTGGGGCAAAGCCCCCTCCCCTGGGCCTCCCCCCGGGGCAGAGAGGCACGGCGGTGTGTACGGACCGCAACCTACCAGACACGAAGGTCACCCAGATCTGCATTCCCAAGGAGGTGGAGAGGAAAACCAGGTGCAGCAGTTTGATGGTGTTGGAGGGCTCTGTGTCGGTCGGCATGGTGTCCTGGCCAGGGATGGGTCCCTCCACGTCAGCCGAGCCACCCCCAAATTTAGCTGCTGTTACTGCCATCACCTTGCTGGATCCAGCAAATGCAGTTTAGCTTCACAAGAAGAGCTTTGGAAGTTTTGGGAGAGCTGACACAGCCTCAGCCACTTCCCAGCCCCGCCACCGTGCACCCAACCAGGCTGCAAACCCAATTTTCAAACCCCTTATATCTTAGGGGCAGGGCACTGCGTCAGCACCTGGTAACCAGCCATTTCGGGTGGACTTTTGGCAAAGTCCAGCCAAAGCCCCGTCTGACCCCTGGCAGCAGGAACAAGCAGAAAGTcaataaaaaggggaaaaggaaaaaccctGACAAATACATCTGCCCATGCTGTGGCCATCAAAGAGGCCTCTTGGCCAGGGAGAAGTCCCactgtttaaaaacagcaacagcttcTGCACACTTTAACCAAAAAGCCTGGGGGCTCAGAGAAGCAGGGCTGGCTCCCGGGCTCACCCCGCTGCCCCGGACCCCGTGCTGGCACAAGCATGAGAGCATGGGCAGCggtggggagcaggaggctTTGAaggagctgcctgctctgctaGAAGGAGCGCtttggaaattaattaaaacaaagcttcTGGGAGCAGACCATCAATTCTGCTGCCTGCtttattcctcctcctcctcctcctcctcctcttggcCAGCCGCCTCAGGGCATGAATTACAGCAGGGATAGCCTTGAGAGAGACACTGCCATCTAATTACATCCCACTACCCCTGCAAAATAGATAAATATATGCTGTGTTTTCATATATCAATTGCCTGTATTTATTTAGGCATCTATAAAAATCAGGTCCTTGAAGCCTTCTCATGGTGGTAGCATCACGTACGGGAGAAGGCGCTCGGATCCCACCTGGAGTGCTGGCTTGTAAATCCCCAGCTGTCTTCATGGCCTTTGCTTTGCCAAAAGATTCTTGGCATTTCTGGGATGTTTCCCCACTCCATCCTCCCGCAGCCGTGTTTACTGCACGATGGCAGGGGCCTGGGGAAGGTAGCCGTGGTCCTTTGGCGAGGCTTTGTCCCCTCCATCATCCTGTGCAGGAAAGCAGCGACGGGTGCTGTGGGCAGCCAGCACAGAGCCCTCCCGCTCCCGGgatcccagctctgcctctccaAATTGTTTGCCTCTGTGCAGGAATTAGCAGTCGAGAGCAGCAAGGCAGCTGGGTGGTTTTGTGCAAAGAAGCCGCAGCTGGGAGGGTTGTCAGAGCAGAGGGTAACACCCTgcagggatttcttttttttaagggaaaaagaaaaatagtgatTGATTGCTAAATTGGCCCTAGACCGGGTCATTTGTTGGGGAGGGCAAATGGGGGGGCTCTGGGAAAGGCTGGTAAGAGCAGGCTGCTCTCAACAGGCTCCAATGCACCCGCCAGCGGGTCCTTCTTCCCCTGGGAGCTGGCTGTGGGACGAGGTGGTTGGAAATGGACGCTCCAGGGATGCTCCAAATCGCCCAGTCCTGCTGTCTACCATTCCCCCATCATTCCCTCCAGCAGAAGATGCTGCAggactgcaatttttttccacctgcacATAAACCACAACATGCTTCACACCCTTGCAGCTCTCTGTTGTGCTCCCATCCATTTCCCATTGCCCCCGAGTCGCTCCCGCTCCATCATCCCGCACCCCCAGGGACCCAGCCAAGCCGGGGTGAGGGCTGACCGTGGCCTCGCGGTGGGAAAAAGCACAATACTTAAGGAGAGGGAGAGGTCAGTTAAAGTTTAATGTTCGGGCGAATACATCATTCCCTCCACCTAATCAAGCAGCAGCAATTTCTAACGATAAGTAGAAAGGATGGCTCACATCCCGGTGATAAAAAGGCAGGATTGCTCCGAGTTTTGGGAGATAAGAGGGCTCTATAAAAATTGAATGTTTTGTACCATGTTCAGCTTGAGACGGCTTTATCTTGTAGTGATAGCGCAGCAGGGGGAGGTCGGGGCAGTGCCGTGCCAGGCCTTGCACGGAGATGTTTATGATGGGAGATAGGGCAGAGATTAGGAGTTTATGGCCACAGCCAGCTCCAGGAGCGGGGCTGGCCGGTGCCCACGGGAGAGGGGCAGACAGCTCCTTCTGCTTATAAACCGGGTGGGGAATTTGGGTGCCAAAGCACCTTTCTAGAGACTGGGTGttgcagagagggagaaaacacCCTGGCGTGCCTGCAAAAGACCCTGTGCTCATTTCTGGTACCCCACAGCCTCATCTTACCCATCGCCATCACTTGCTCGTGGTTAAGCTCTGCAAAAAAAAGGCGAGGGCACGGCTGCCGCCCCGGGGCCGCATTAAACCTGCTGTGCCCCGCAGTTCTGCGTGCCCaagggctcctgggcctcgttcccttcccagcaggcagcaagccttTCAGAAGCCTCAGTGCCATCGGAAAACCTCTGGCTACGTGACCCAGGAAAGCCTGGGAGGTGGCTGTAAACTGGCCTGTGGCTGAGGGCAGACGTCACCTGGGGTGTGACTGATGAGTAGCACCTCCACCATCACCCATGCTGCATTTCGGGAGAAGCAGGTTGGCAGCGAGCTCTTTGAAATGGCCCTAACCCCATCCTCTGCTGTTGTGGACTTCTCAGGTCATTAGTGCTGGGGGCAATTAGGGATGGGTATCGAAGCCTTGGACACTCTGGGTTTCAGCATCTGCCCGCGCCTACTCGCCACGTCCTCGTCAGCCTTGCTCAGATGCAGGGAAACAAGGTTtggctttgtcttttctttgcttttttggcGCCGCTGAGGCAGTTGGGGGTTTACGGCTCTGCACCAGCCCGCGCCGCCCCTGCCGTGGTGGCAATCCCACCGGGCGGTCCCCAAAGCCACTCGCGGGGAGCGCTGGCTGACACCCTCCTTCCCGCGGCACACAGACCTGCCTCAAAGGACCCCCGTGTCCCCCTGAACCCCGGGCAGCAGCTCTCGGGGTGGGCGACCCTGAGCAGCCCCGTCCCCCTGCTCGCCCAGGGAAACGGCACTTGCCCGGGGTGTGCTGCGGGTGcgggacccccaccccacacTCGCCGGCCAGGCAGCCGCACAGCAAACCCCTGGAGCAGACACTCACCCAGAGtagatacagatttttttttttttttcttttaatgcatttttattgcCACTCCTTCTTTCCACAGCCCCGTGAGGTGGGATTTCAGCCCGTCGGGAGCAGGAGCTGTTTGCCTGTCTCGCCTGGGAAGACGAGCAGCACCGGGCAGCCACGGGGGAAGATGCTCCACCGGCCGCGTCTGCACCGGGGAGGGATACGGCACCATCCCCACATCACTGCCCCCTCTGTCCCTTTGCTGCCTTGAAGGGAACCGGTTTCCCCCATaaagaaatagtttaaaaaaaaaaaaaatcagtgttagGAAGACTTTGGATCATATAAAGATTCAAGTAGCATTAAGTGAACTAGAAAACCAAGTCCTGTACATCAGCTTAtaaaatttctaaataaaaaaaaaaaggaagaagaaaagacatgACGCATCAGTGCAAGGGGCAAGACAGTAGAGTGATGCCCAGCCCCTGGGACCTCGTTCGGGCCAAAGCCCCCAGGGGAGGCAGGGTCTGGGTGCCACCGTCCCGTGTCCCCTTCCACCACCAAGGTGCCACCTcgtctgtctgtccatctgtcaGCAGGGGTGCCGTGGCTCTAGAGATCCTGCAGCCGCACGATCAGGTCCTCCTTGTTCTTCAGCAGGAACTTCTCGCAGGCTTCGAAGGTGGCGCAGAAGTTGGAGGACAGTCCTGCCACGTTGGTGGTGACGTAGTTGAGGTACCCTGGCGTAGCCTGGTTGTAGTAAGCTACCTGCAAGGCACAGGAGATGGTTAGTAGGGGCACGTGGGGATGGAAGAGCTTCCCTGATGGAGCGTGGGCGGCACGGCCCCGCGACACGGCCGCAGCATCCCACCTTGCTCATCTCCTCCGACTCCGGCCAAATGCAGAAGCCGGAGCAGAGCGTCTCCCCCCGTGTGAAGCTGGCGCTGGCGGGGTGGGTGGGCAGCGTCACCGACCGAAAGGCCACCACGtaggggtccctggggaggagagagagccCGATGAGCCGGCGCAGCCcggctggcagggagcaggggggtCGGGGACGGGGACGGATTACCCCTTGCTGCAGGGTTTCCGTCGGGACGCCAGGATGACAAAGTCCTGCGGCTTGTTCTCATGGCTGAGCGTCTGGCTCACCACGTGGTAGATCATGTCGTCATCATCTACTTGCTGGACGAGCTCGGCGCTCCTGCGAGGCGGGAGGGGACCGGTCAAAAAAACCCCGCTGTGGCCTCCAAGTCAGGGGGCTTACACATTTACAGCCCACCACCGTacccaaaatattttgggggacCCAAAATATACGTTTTCTGCAGCAAAGTGCAGCCATCAGCCCAGGCAGAGCCAGGACAGGGCCACATGGTGAAAGGTCTCTAGGAGCGATAATGGCTCCAGGCCAACACGCTCGCTCCCAGGAAAGCCCAAAGGGGTGTTCAGTGATGAGCCTTAAATTCAGGGATGTGATTTCTGGAGAGGGCTGGGTGTCCCTGGGAAACCCCGCAGCACTCACGCGTAGTGGCTGTCCCACTCGTGCCGGCGCCGCAGGTCGGAGAGCAGGGAGAAGGCTCGGCCGGCGGCGATGCGGACCGACATCTCGATGCGAAAGGAGAGGAACTTGTCCTCCTCCAGCGTGTACATCCGCACCTTGGGGAGcacagggcgagggctgggacgCGTTCAACGCTGCCGAGCCCCCCGCCGGGTTGCCCACGCTTTGGGGGGGCGAGAAGCAGCGCCGGGGGGAAGGGGCAGGTTTTCgtaccttttccttttccctggcGAGCGCCCAGTTGGCTTTGGCTACGAGTGTCTTCAGCGCAGAGACGTTGTTGTAGCTCAGATAAACCTGGGGCAGGGGCGACACGTCAggggcgggaaggggggggcaggaggcagcGACTCCCGCGGGGCAGCACCCTACCTTGTTGCTTTGGTCCCAGGGCACGGAGAGCGGCACCTCGGTCTGTTTGCAGGAGACGACGTATTTTCTGCGGGAAAGGAACAATTTCCCTTACGGTGGGACACAAACCACCCACAGACTGTCCCTGTATCCCAgtgctgagcccccccccctccatccccgcatcccacttgctttttctgctcACCGGTCCAGCcgaatttttttcctagcactGGCTTCTCTGTACCTCCTCACTCCATCCTGATAAATGAGAAAAGTGCATCAGGTtaataggaaaaggaaaggggggggggggggaatgccaGATATCTTTCTGGGAGCGGGCAAAATGTTCAGCAGGGACAGGCTGGAAGGTGAAGCCTCTGTGCTCGCCGGCTGCTGCCCCAGCTACGCTGGCGGTGGTGGTTAGTGATTAATTGTGAGCTATTTCGGCATTGCCACCGTGCTGTGACCAAGCGACAGGCACTGGCACGTTAGGAAAAAACCCTCGCTGCGGCTGCAGACCTGCAAACAGCCGCTGAAACATAAATCGCACCCCCTAGCATGTGCAAATGTCCCCTCCCaggaaataaaaacccaaaaaagcagcttatttcaaagaaagcaaTAGCGCAGTGCTTCAAAGCAGGTGGAAAAGCAGTTTCAGGGAGCCCAGCTCTGGCCATGAGACGCTCTCCTGCAGGGTAGGAGAAGATTCCTAGTTCTAaggcataaaaaaaatcaggtaggTGGGCACAGATCAGCCAAGGGGAAGGCAATGCCATCGCTCACTCCTACTACAATGCACCCCGAGACATGCGAGCGTTTGCTTTGCCGCCGTGCTCTCGTAACAGGTTGTCTTAAATATTTGGATCTGAGCAAATGATGAATCAGGGTGCTTTGAAAGGTGAAAACAACGTAAAAGATTTGCATTCTTTCCCCTAAATTAGAGAAAAGATGAGCTCAAACTTGCCGGCAATATTCTGTTAAGCCTTGCATGGCTAATACATCTCCATCTCTGCACGGGCAAgtggtttattttattattagttATACCGAGCAATCAATTTAATTCACTTGCTATCGAGCAATTTGATTTCCATCATCGTaaaactgcatttgttttgctgtgaaTCCAAGAGCCATTCAGGGCTAAGTGGGATTCCCGGGGGTCCCGTGCCACCGCGGCGGGGAGAAGCC comes from Haliaeetus albicilla chromosome 8, bHalAlb1.1, whole genome shotgun sequence and encodes:
- the TMEM205 gene encoding transmembrane protein 205; its protein translation is MAVTAAKFGGGSADVEGPIPGQDTMPTDTEPSNTIKLLHLVFLSTSLGMQIWVTFVSGFVMGSCLPRHTYGFIQRQLFPYYCHISSACAFLNLTLFAMYHPSELLSDEQTTQIIIFFVCVAASVLNTQWFGQVTSDIVADMHLVERSHGLGQEVGLFTSKSCRQLRASNPSYRQLSRQLTLYRALSSLCNLCCIACNGLSLYYLAAHLSAL